From Callithrix jacchus isolate 240 chromosome 15, calJac240_pri, whole genome shotgun sequence, one genomic window encodes:
- the PTPN23 gene encoding tyrosine-protein phosphatase non-receptor type 23 isoform X3, giving the protein MLGAMDKRVSEEGMKVSCTHFQCAAGAFAYLREHFPQAYSVDMSRQILSLNVNLMLGQAQECLLEKSMLDNRKSFLVARISAQVVDYYKEACRALENPDTASLLGRIQKDWKKLVQMKIYYFAAVAHLHMGKQAEEQQKFGERVAYFQSALDKLNEAIKLAKGQPDTVQDALRFTMDVIGGKYNSAKKDNDFIYHDAVPALDTLQPVKGAPLVKPLPVNPTDPAVTGPDIFAKLVPMAAHEASSLYSEEKAKLLREMMAKIEDKNEVLDQFMDSMQLDPETVDNLDAYSHIPPQLMEKCAALSVRPDTVKNLVQSMQVLSGVFTDVEASLKDIRDLLEEDELLEQKFQEAVGQAGAISAAISAVSKAELAEVRREWAKYMEVHEKASFTNSELHRAMNLHVSNLRLLSGPLDQVRAALPTPALTPEDKAVLQNLKRILAKVQEMRDQRVSLEQQLRELIQKDDITASLVTTDHSEMKKLFEEQLKKYDQLKVYLEQNLAAQDRILRALTEANVQYAAVRRVLSDLDQKWNSTLQTLVASYEAYEDLMKKSQEGRDFYADLESKVAALLECTQSTCQAREAARQQLLDRELKKKPPPRPTAPKPLLPRREESEAVEAGDPPEELRSLPPDMVAAPRPPDAFLGTATPLHFPPSPFPSSTGPGPHYLSGPMPPGTYSGPTQLMQPRAPGPSAMPVAPGPALYPAPAYTPELGLVPRSSPQHGVVSSPYRGVGPAPPVAGLPSAPPQFSGPELAMGVRPATTTVDSIQAPISSHMAPRPNPTPTPPQPCFPVPPPQPLPTPYTYPVGAKQPIPAQHHFSPGIPTGFPAPRIGPRPQPQPQPQPQPHPSQAFGPQPPQQPLPLQHPHLFPPQAPGLLPPQPPYTYAPQPGVLGQPPPPLHTQLYPGPAQDTLPPHSGALPFPSPGPPRPPHPPLAYGPAPSARPMGPQAAPLTIRGPLPAGQPTPSPHLVPSPAPSPGPGPVPPRPPAAEPPPCLRRGATAADLLSSSPESQHGSTQPPGGGQPLLQPTKVDAAEGRKPQALRLIEQDPYEHPERLRQLQQELEAFRGQLGDMGALDTIWRELQDAQEHDARGRSIAIARCYSLKNRHQDVMPYDSNRVVLRSGKDDYINASCVEGLSPYCPPLVATQAPLPGTAADFWLMVHEQKVSVIVMLVSEAEMEKQKVARYFPTERGQPMVHGALSLALSSVRSTETHVERVLSLQFRDQSLKRSLVHLHFPTWPELGLPDSPSNLLRFIQEVHAHYLHQRPLHTPIVVHCSSGVGRTGAFALLYAAVQEVEAGNGIPELPQLVRRMRQQRKHMLQEKLHLRFCYEAVARHVEQVLQRHGVPPPCKPLASASISQKNHLPQDSQDLVLGGDVPISSIQATIAKLSIRPPGGLESLAASLPGPAEPPGLLPASLPESTPIPSSSPPPLSSPLPEAPQPEEEPPVPEAPSSGPPSSSLELLASLTPEAFSLDSSLRGKQRMSKQNFLQAHNGQGLRATRPSDDPLSLLDPLWTLNKT; this is encoded by the exons ATGCTGGGGGCCATGGACAAGCGGGTGTCCGAGGAG GGCATGAAGGTCTCCTGTACCCACTTCCAGTGCGCAGCTGGCGCCTTTGCCTACCTGCGGGAGCACTTCCCTCAAGCCTACAGTGTCGACATGAGTCGCCAGATCCTTAGTCTCAACGTCAACCTCATGCTG GGCCAGGCTCAGGAGTGCCTCCTGGAGAAGTCAATGTTGGACAACAGAAAGAGCTTTCTGGTAGCCCGCATCAGTGCACAG GTGGTAGATTACTATAAGGAGGCATGCCGGGCCTTGGAGAACCCTGACACCGCCTCACTGCTGGGCCGGATCCAGAAGGACTGGAAGAAGCTCGTGCAAATGAAGATCTACTACTTTGCAGCTGTGGCTCAT CTGCACATGGGAAAGCAGGCTGAGGAGCAGCAGAAGTTCGGGGAGCGG GTTGCGTACTTCCAGAGTGCCCTGGACAAGCTCAATGAAGCCATCAAGTTGGCCAAG GGCCAGCCTGACACTGTGCAAGATGCGCTTCGCTTCACTATGGATGTCATTGGGGGAAA GTACAATTCAGCCAAGAAGGACAATGACTTCATCTACCACGACGCTGTCCCAGCATTGGACACTCTTCAGCCTGTAAAAG GAGCCCCCTTGGTGAAGCCCTTGCCAGTGAACCCCACAGATCCAGCTGTTACGGGCCCTGACATCTTTGCCAAACTGGTACCCATGGCTGCCCATGAGGCCTCGTCACTGTACAG CGAGGAGAAGGCCAAGCTGCTTCGGGAGATGATGGCCAAGATTGAGGACAAGAATGAGGTCCTGGA CCAGTTCATGGACTCAATGCAGTTGGATCCCGAGACCGTGGACAACCTTGATGCCTACAGTCACATCCCACCCCAGCTCATGGAGAAGTGTGCGGCCCTCAGTGTCCGGCCGGACACTGTCAAGAACCTCGTCCAATCCATGCAAG TGCTGTCGGGCGTGTTTACGGATGTGGAAGCCTCCCTGAAGGACATCAGAGACCTGCTGGAGGAGGATGAACTGCTAGAGCAGAAGTTCCAGGAGGCAGTGGGCCAGGCTGGGGCCATCTCCGCCGCCATCTCTGCAGTCTCCAAGGCTGAATTGGCCGAGGTGAGGCGAGAATGGGCCAAGTACATGGAAGTCCACGAGAAGGCCTCCTTCACCAACAGTGAGCTGCACCGTGCCATGAACCTGCACGTCAGCAACCTGCGCCTCCTCAGCGGGCCACTGGACCAGGTCCGGGCTGCCCTGCCCACACCGGCCCTCACCCCAG AGGACAAGGCCGTGCTGCAGAACCTAAAGCGCATCCTGGCCAAGGTGCAGGAGATGCGGGACCAGCGTGTGTCCCTGGAGCAGCAGCTGCGTGAGCTTATCCAGAAGGATGACATCACTGCCTCGCTGGTCACCACAGACCACTCAGAGATGAAG AAGCTATTTGAGGAGCAGCTGAAGAAGTACGATCAGCTGAAGGTGTACCTGGAGCAGAACTTGGCAGCCCAGGACCGCATCCTCCGCGCGCTAACAGAAGCCAATGTGCAGTACGCGGCCGTGCGGCGGGTGCTCAGTGACCTGGACCAAAA GTGGAACTCCACGTTGCAGACCTTGGTGGCCTCATATGAAGCCTATGAGGACCTGATGAAGAAGTCTCAGGAGGGCAGGGACTTCTATGCAGACCTGGAGAGCAAGGTGGCCGCTCTGCTGGAGTGCACGCAGTCCACCTGCCAGGCCCGAGAAGCTGCCCGCCAGCAGCTCCTGGACAG GGAGCTGAAGAAGAAGCCGCCGCCACGGCCCACGGCCCCAAAGCCGCTGCTGCCCCGCAGGGAGGAGAGTGAGGCAGTGGAGGCAGGAGACCCCCCGGAGGAGCTACGCAGTCTGCCCCCTGACATGGTGGCTGCTCCACGACCGCCCGACGCCTTCCTGGGAACTGCCACCCCACTCCACTTTCCTCCCAGCCCCTTCCCCAGCTCCACAGGTCCAGGACCCCACTACCTCTCAGGCCCGATGCCCCCTGGTACCTACTCAGGCCCCACACAGCTGATGCAGCCCAGGGCCCCAGGGCCCTCTGCAATGCCCGTGGCACCTGGGCCTGCCCTCTACCCAGCCCCTGCCTACACCCCAGAGCTGGGCCTTGTGCCCCGATCCTCCCCGCAGCATGGTGTGGTGAGCAGTCCCTATCGGGGGGTAGGACCAGCCCCACCAGTTGCAGGTCTGCCCTCGGCTCCACCTCAATTCTCCGGCCCTGAGTTGGCCATGGGGGTTCGGCCAGCCACCACCACAGTAGACAGCATCCAGGCCCCTATCTCCAGCCACATGGCCCCACGGCCAAACCCCACCCCtactcctccccagccctgcttccCAGTGCCCCCACCACAGCCACTGCCCACGCCTTACACCTACCCAGTAGGAGCCAAGCAACCCATCCCAGCCCAGCACCACTTCTCTCCTGGGATCCCCACAGGTTTTCCAGCCCCGAGGATTGggccccggccccagccccagccccagccccagccccagccccatcctTCCCAAGCCTTTGGGCCTCAGCCCCCACAGCAGCCCCTTCCACTTCAGCATCCGCACCTCTTCCCACCCCAGGCCCCAGGACTCCTACCTCCACAACCCCCTTACACCTATGCCCCTCAACCTGGGGTCCTGGGGCAGCCGCCACCCCCCCTGCACACCCAGCTCTACCCAGGTCCTGCTCAAGATACTCTGCCACCCCACTCGGGGGCTCTGCCTTTCCCTAGCCCTGGgccccctcggcctccccatcccccactggcCTATGGTCCTGCCCCTTCTGCCAGACCCATGGGCCCCCAGGCAGCCCCTCTTACCATCCGAGGCCCCCTTCCTGCTGGCCAGCCCACCCCTAGTCCCCACCTGGTGCCTTCACCTGCCCCATCTCCAGGGCCTGGCCCAGTACCCCCTCGGCCCCCAGCAGCAGAACCACCCCCTTGCCTGCGCCGAGGCGCTACAGCTGCAGACCTGCTCTCCTCCAGCCCAGAGAGCCAGCATGGCAGCACTCAGCCTCCTGGGGGTGGGCAGCCCCTGCTGCAGCCTACCAAGGTGGATGCAGCTGAGGGCCGTAAGCCGCAGGCCCTGCGGTTAATCGAGCAAGACCCCTACGAGCATCCTGAGAGGCTGCGGCAGTTGCAGCAGGAGCTAGAGGCCTTTCGGGGCCAGCTGGGGGACATGGGGGCTCTGGACACCATCTGGCGGGAGCTACAAGATGCACAGGAACACGATGCCCGAGGCCGTTCCATCGCCATCGCCCGCTGCTACTCACTGAAGAACCGGCACCAGGATGTCATGCCCTATGACAGTAACCGTGTGGTGCTGCGCTCAGGCAAGGATGATTACATCAATGCCAGCTGCGTGGAGGGGCTCTCGCCGTACTGCCCCCCCTTAGTGGCCACCCAGGCCCCACTGCCTGGCACAGCTGCTGACTTCTGGCTCATGGTACATGAGCAGAAAGTGTCAGTCATTGTCATGCTGGTttctgaggctgagatggagaaG CAAAAAGTGGCACGCTACTTCCCCACCGAGAGGGGCCAGCCCATGGTACATGGTGCTTTGAGCCTGGCACTGAGCAGCGTCCGCAGCACTGAAACCCATGTGGAGCGTGTGCTGAGCCTACAGTTCCGAGACCAGAGCCTGAAGCGCTCTCTTGTGCACCTCCACTTCCCCACTTGGCCTGAGTT AGGCCTGCCTGACAGCCCCAGCAACTTGCTGCGCTTCATCCAGGAGGTGCACGCACATTACCTGCATCAGCGGCCGTTGCACACGCCCATCGTCGTGCACTGCAG CTCTGGTGTGGGCCGCACGGGAGCCTTCGCGCTGCTCTATGCAGCcgtgcaggaggtggaggctgggaaCGGGATCCCCGAGCTGCCTCAGCTGGTGCGGCGCATGCGGCAGCAGAGGAAGCACATGCTGCAGGAGAAG CTGCACCTCAGGTTCTGCTATGAGGCAGTGGCGAGACATGTGGAGCAGGTCCTGCAGCGCCACGGTGTGCCCCCTCCATGCAAACCCTTGGCCAGCGCAAGCATCAGCCAGAAG AACCACCTTCCTCAGGACTCCCAGGACCTGGTCCTTGGTGGGGACGTGCCCATCAGCTCCATccaggccaccattgccaagcTGAGCATCCGGCCTCCTGGGGGGTTGGAGTCCCTGGCTGCCAGCTTGCCAGGCCCGGCAGAGCCCCCAGGCCTGCTGCCAGCCAGCCTCCCGGAGTCTACCCCAATCCcatcttcctccccacccccgcttTCCTCCCCCCTGCCTGAGGCTCCCCAGCCTGAGGAGGAGCCGCCAGTGCCTGAAGCCCCCAGCTCAGggcccccctcctcctccctggagcTGCTGGCCTCCTTGACCCCAGAGGCCTTCTCCCTGGACAGCTCCCTGCGAGGCAAGCAGCGGATGAGCAAGCAGAACTTTCTGCAGGCCCATAACGGGCAGGGGCTTCGGGCCACCCGGCCCTCTGATGACCCCCTCAGCCTTCTGGATCCACTGTGGACACTCAACAAGACCTGA